The Salinivibrio kushneri genomic interval CTATACGGCGTTCTAGCGCGACCAAGGTGCCGCACGCTAGCCAAGTATCACACTTGATATGGAGAGCAACGGCCTAGGTCGCCGCCGCTCAGATCCGTGACTCGTGCAACGCCACGCGCCTTAGTCACCGTAATAGGTACAGCCGGCTGTGCAGGTCTCTTTGACCATGACTTTACTGAGTAACGGTAAATCTGGCTTAACCTGTTGCCAAATCCACTGTGCGAGTACTTCGCTGGTCGGATTCTCCAGCCCTTCAATCTCATTGAGATAATAATGGTCAAGGCGGTTATAGATAGGCTTAAACGCCGCTTTGATTTCCGCGAAATCAATTACCCAGCCTGTGTGAGGATCCACCTCACCTTCTACGTACAAACGCACGATAAAAGAGTGTCCATGTAGACGACCACACTTGTGTCCCTCAGGGACATTAGGAAGGTGGTGTGCCGCTTCAAAGGTGAACTCTTTAAACAACTCGGTGGTCATTTTATCTCTTCCAACAACAATAAGAGGCCGCATGCTACTCAAATTAGCCGGATGACTCAATCGCTTCCTCGCCAGCTAAGCGCAGCTAACATTCCAATCTGGCATTCAGTCGACAATGCGGACTCGTGTCTCAATAACAGGACGATTTACGTCGATGAAATCACACATTTTATATGGGGACTCCCCCACTCGCGCACTCTGGGTTTAACATAGTGGCTACAGGCTATAACTGATAAATCTATAACTTAATAACAAATGGTTGACTCATGCGCATGACCCTTGCGAGCAAAATTCTTCTTGCTCTTTTTCTTGTTTTCGCTCTGGTGCTCGTCACGTCTTTGGCCTACCAATCTCATCAGCAAAAGGCACTGATGACATCGATTGTTAGTCAGCAAACGCTCGATAAAGCCTCTAACTATTTTGATAGCCTTAACATGTTGATGTTGACGGGCACCATTAGCCAACGAAATACCTTACGCGAAAAAATGCTTTCTCATGAAGGCATTGAAGAGGCGCGAGTGATCCGTTCCGACGCGATTACTCGCTTTTTCGGCCCTGGCAATCCCGAGCAGTCACCACAGGATGCGATTGATCAGCGCGCACTAGACGGTGAAACCATTGTTGAAACCGTCGACAGCAACGGTGAAAAAGGACTCGTGGTTGCTCTGCCAATGAAAGCCAGTAGCGATTATCGCGGGACTAACTGTCTGCAGTGCCACGTCGCCGAAGAAGGGACGGTGCTTGGGGTGATTCGCCTGGAATACGATCTCGAGCCGCTTTACGGCACCATAGATAAAGAAATGCTCATTACTGCCGGGATCATGGGCAGTATTGCCGTGTTGGGTTTTCTGATCTCATTAACTGTGATCCGCCGTTGGGTGGTGTCTCCGTTGAAGCGGGTCTCTGCGTTTATGAAACGTACCAGCCATGATAAAAACCTCGCGGAGCGTCTCAATGATACCCGAGGCGATGAAATTGGCGAGCTATGTGATAGCTGTGATCAGTTGCTTGATAACTTCTCTGCCAGCTTGCAACAAGTTCAGCGCACCTCCGAGACACTGTCAGCCGAGGCCATGAACTTGATTCGCGTCTCTAGCCATACCGACCAATTAGCGGATAGCCAGCGTCATGAAACCAATGATATGTCATCGGCGATCGATAATGTTCAACAGCATCAACATGATATTCAAAACCGCACCCAAGAGGCGGCGCAACTGAGTGAGTCAGCCGCCACCAGCGCCAATCAAGGCAGTGACCTTGCCAATGTTGCCGCCAATGATAT includes:
- the queD gene encoding 6-carboxytetrahydropterin synthase QueD — its product is MTTELFKEFTFEAAHHLPNVPEGHKCGRLHGHSFIVRLYVEGEVDPHTGWVIDFAEIKAAFKPIYNRLDHYYLNEIEGLENPTSEVLAQWIWQQVKPDLPLLSKVMVKETCTAGCTYYGD
- a CDS encoding methyl-accepting chemotaxis protein, with product MRMTLASKILLALFLVFALVLVTSLAYQSHQQKALMTSIVSQQTLDKASNYFDSLNMLMLTGTISQRNTLREKMLSHEGIEEARVIRSDAITRFFGPGNPEQSPQDAIDQRALDGETIVETVDSNGEKGLVVALPMKASSDYRGTNCLQCHVAEEGTVLGVIRLEYDLEPLYGTIDKEMLITAGIMGSIAVLGFLISLTVIRRWVVSPLKRVSAFMKRTSHDKNLAERLNDTRGDEIGELCDSCDQLLDNFSASLQQVQRTSETLSAEAMNLIRVSSHTDQLADSQRHETNDMSSAIDNVQQHQHDIQNRTQEAAQLSESAATSANQGSDLANVAANDIRKLVEDISQVRSQILDVNQQSQQVTTILGVIREIAEQTNLLALNAAIEAARAGEQGRGFAVVAEEVRNLASRSHDATGEIQTIIENLCAGSEASAQAVEATSDSANQRGETVMALSEALGNIADQVTTVNNNADDISQQSEHQAQMTDALLSQVGRIQSHANDTASNANEVKAISANLEQLVEQLEGLIGQFKLSDSPKS